From a region of the Candidatus Limnocylindrales bacterium genome:
- a CDS encoding PKD domain-containing protein produces MDASGRIYRDGVPWFPIGMYHVSWIGDRQGAKAVGDLEAIADAGFDLMHATVDARADMIELFDAAEARGVSMIAEIPWSESGPDGFVNLWKSHPAIVGWNIRDDFNAPTFGPVAHPPDEVAARRAVIDGLDPDRLTYASGTPFPGATVTPYAGTMEVMGFQSYPIGEQSYPHEYELEEAMDEFDYVEAQLAGTGQAWVANAQAYRWRSAVGTYPTVRESRNLLYAPLIRGASGVLWYTMWEGNGTLLPSAAPALWAELPHQVAELKSLRPFLLYGVRSDLPTGLERVHAGLWELDSQIVVVVLNTHRTDSFDVSLALPGAGYESVARMFPGRSESGMVVDAGNLTGSIGPEEVHVYILDATTPANTSPVAAIEASPAEVAYLETRTFDAGTSTDGDGSIASWQWDFGDGSVASGQLATHEYAKPGSYWTRLTVRDDDGATATAFAETVVARTSLCPASPAADCTSSSSGSMRLSMPASAAKRSLQWKWDHGTVVSFGEPAATTELALCIYDASGRLLATGVRPDADLWTDRGDAGLRFKDKDAAPSGIRSMQLVAGNLSARIALKARGAALPEITTALVPPVTVQLVGSDTAECQQSVFTTEDVSTNAPGSFSASQH; encoded by the coding sequence GTGGATGCGAGCGGCCGCATCTACAGGGACGGCGTGCCGTGGTTTCCGATCGGCATGTACCACGTGTCGTGGATCGGCGATCGGCAGGGTGCCAAAGCCGTAGGTGATCTCGAGGCGATCGCCGACGCGGGCTTCGACCTGATGCACGCCACGGTCGATGCGCGCGCCGACATGATCGAGCTCTTCGATGCAGCCGAGGCCCGCGGCGTCTCGATGATCGCCGAAATTCCCTGGTCGGAGAGCGGACCGGACGGCTTCGTGAACCTGTGGAAGTCGCACCCTGCCATCGTCGGCTGGAACATCCGCGACGATTTCAACGCACCGACGTTCGGGCCGGTCGCGCATCCGCCGGACGAAGTCGCCGCGCGCCGCGCGGTCATCGACGGTCTGGACCCCGATCGCCTCACGTATGCGAGCGGCACGCCGTTTCCCGGAGCCACCGTCACGCCGTACGCGGGCACGATGGAAGTCATGGGCTTTCAGAGTTACCCGATCGGCGAACAGAGCTATCCGCACGAATACGAGCTCGAAGAAGCAATGGACGAGTTCGACTACGTCGAAGCGCAGCTCGCAGGCACCGGCCAGGCCTGGGTTGCGAACGCGCAGGCGTATCGCTGGAGGAGCGCGGTCGGCACCTATCCGACCGTGCGCGAATCGCGCAACCTGCTCTATGCTCCGCTCATCCGCGGCGCATCGGGCGTCCTGTGGTACACGATGTGGGAAGGCAACGGCACATTGCTGCCGAGCGCGGCTCCGGCGCTGTGGGCAGAGCTTCCGCACCAGGTTGCCGAGCTCAAGTCGCTACGCCCGTTCCTGCTTTACGGCGTGCGTTCGGATCTGCCGACCGGCCTCGAGCGCGTGCACGCAGGACTCTGGGAGCTCGACTCGCAGATCGTCGTCGTCGTACTGAACACACATCGCACCGATTCGTTCGATGTCTCGCTCGCGCTTCCGGGCGCCGGTTACGAGTCCGTCGCAAGGATGTTTCCGGGCCGCAGCGAATCCGGAATGGTCGTGGACGCCGGCAACCTCACCGGCTCGATCGGCCCCGAAGAAGTGCACGTCTACATCCTCGACGCGACGACTCCGGCAAACACGTCGCCAGTCGCAGCCATCGAAGCTTCACCGGCAGAGGTCGCGTACCTCGAGACGCGAACCTTTGATGCGGGCACATCGACGGACGGTGACGGCAGCATCGCATCGTGGCAATGGGATTTCGGCGACGGCTCCGTCGCGAGCGGTCAGCTGGCGACGCACGAGTATGCGAAGCCCGGCAGCTACTGGACGCGTCTGACCGTTCGCGACGACGACGGCGCAACAGCCACGGCGTTCGCCGAAACCGTCGTCGCGCGCACGTCGCTCTGCCCCGCATCGCCCGCCGCCGATTGCACATCGTCGTCCTCGGGATCGATGCGCTTGTCGATGCCGGCCTCGGCCGCCAAGCGCAGCCTCCAGTGGAAATGGGATCACGGCACGGTCGTATCGTTCGGTGAGCCCGCGGCGACGACCGAGCTCGCGCTCTGCATCTACGATGCGAGCGGACGCCTTCTCGCCACGGGAGTCAGGCCCGACGCAGATCTGTGGACTGACCGCGGAGATGCCGGTCTTCGATTCAAGGACAAGGATGCTGCGCCGAGCGGAATCCGCTCGATGCAGCTTGTCGCCGGGAACCTTTCCGCTCGCATCGCCCTGAAGGCGCGAGGGGCGGCGCTGCCCGAAATTACGACCGCACTGGTTCCTCCGGTCACCGTGCAGCTCGTCGGGTCGGACACCGCCGAGTGCCAGCAGTCGGTATTCACGACCGAAGATGTTTCGACGAACGCTCCCGGAAGTTTTTCTGCATCGCAGCATTGA
- a CDS encoding efflux RND transporter periplasmic adaptor subunit, with translation MKDFFSRSRAGYAAAGLAVCLSAAACTKTAPVAPPPPDVQVATVLQRDVPIYIESIGQTLGSQEVEVRARSAGFLETVDFKEGSFVKKGDLLYTIDPRNLQATLAQARGRLASARADLARARQDVARYKPLVALNAIPRQQYDTAVALESAASAVVDAESAAVDNATIDLEYTKIYSPIDGLVGKTEVKPGNLVGRGDNTLLTTVSTIDPIHVRFSIAERDYLKYARATGNKPEKDAGRFELILGDGSVHNHRGGLEFADRLVDPTTGTLMLEVSFPNPEKLIRPGQYARVRAAVDLRKGAILVPQRAVKELQATYSVAVVSDDGKVTMRSVKPGERVDSLWVIESGLSPGEKVVVEGLQKVRDGITVKPTVVTIEEPGSAPQPAAPPKTEAPANTAAKAPAHGGKD, from the coding sequence ATGAAAGACTTCTTCAGCAGGTCGCGGGCAGGCTATGCCGCGGCCGGGCTCGCCGTCTGCCTGTCCGCGGCGGCCTGCACGAAAACGGCACCGGTCGCGCCGCCTCCGCCCGACGTCCAGGTCGCAACCGTTCTCCAGCGCGACGTTCCCATTTACATCGAGAGCATCGGCCAGACGCTCGGTTCGCAGGAGGTCGAGGTCAGGGCGCGGTCGGCGGGCTTTCTCGAGACGGTCGATTTCAAGGAAGGCAGCTTCGTCAAGAAAGGTGACCTCCTCTACACGATCGACCCGCGCAATCTTCAGGCGACGCTCGCCCAGGCGCGAGGACGGCTGGCCAGCGCGAGGGCCGACCTTGCGCGCGCGCGCCAGGACGTGGCCCGTTACAAGCCGCTCGTCGCGCTGAACGCGATTCCGCGCCAGCAGTACGATACGGCCGTTGCCCTGGAGAGCGCCGCCAGCGCAGTCGTCGACGCGGAAAGCGCTGCGGTCGACAACGCCACCATCGACCTCGAGTACACGAAAATCTATTCCCCGATCGACGGTCTCGTCGGAAAGACCGAGGTCAAGCCGGGCAACCTGGTCGGCCGCGGCGACAACACGCTGCTTACGACGGTCTCGACGATCGATCCGATCCACGTGCGCTTCTCGATCGCCGAACGCGACTATCTCAAGTACGCGCGCGCGACGGGAAACAAGCCCGAAAAAGATGCCGGTCGCTTCGAGCTCATTCTCGGCGACGGGTCGGTGCACAATCATCGCGGCGGTCTCGAGTTTGCCGACCGTCTGGTCGATCCCACCACCGGCACGCTGATGCTCGAAGTCAGTTTCCCGAATCCGGAGAAGCTCATCCGTCCGGGCCAGTACGCTCGGGTGCGCGCTGCGGTCGATCTCCGCAAGGGCGCAATTCTGGTTCCGCAGCGCGCCGTCAAGGAGCTGCAGGCCACGTACTCCGTGGCCGTCGTATCCGACGACGGCAAGGTCACGATGCGTTCGGTCAAGCCCGGCGAACGCGTCGATTCGCTGTGGGTAATCGAAAGCGGGCTCTCTCCCGGCGAGAAGGTCGTCGTCGAAGGGCTGCAGAAAGTCCGCGACGGCATCACGGTCAAGCCGACGGTCGTGACCATCGAAGAGCCCGGTTCGGCGCCGCAGCCGGCCGCGCCGCCGAAGACGGAAGCGCCCGCGAACACGGCTGCCAAAGCGCCAGCGCACGGCGGGAAAGACTGA
- a CDS encoding multidrug efflux RND transporter permease subunit, with amino-acid sequence MGHFFIRRPIVAIVIAILTVLVGLSALSGLPIEQYPALAPPSVRVETTYQGASAETVEQSVATPIEQQLNGVDNMIYMKSLNTSDGRMLLDVSFQVGMNLDTANVLTQNRVSQATSRLPQEVNQQGVTVKKLNPSILLVLSLYSPKGTFDSLFLNNYATINVRDAILRVPGVAQVDLYGGAEYGMRVWLRPDKLAKLGLTPSDVIAAIKEQNIQAPAGQIGAAPSPPGQEYTYTVRAPGKLSTPQEFENILVRTTDTGAQVRIKDVGRVDLGGENYKSFARLDGKPAGVLAVYLLPGANQLQAAEGIYAQIEELSKSFPEDVAYKITYDTTPAVVASIEGILHTLFEAVVLVILVVFIFLQSWRATLIPLLTVPVSLVGTFIFFPMLGFTVNTLSMFGLVLAIGIVVDDAIVVVEAVMHHIEHGMSPKDATVKAMDEVSGAVIGIALVLAAVFVPVAFVGGLTGRLYRQFALTIAISVLLSAFSALSLAPALCSMLLKPAAPGGSGGLLGRFFGGFNRGFDRTTKSYVSMASIFTRRAVLALVAIAAVAVGSGMLGKSLPAGFVPDEDQGIFLINVQLPNASSLERTDKVVSQIETILAGTEGIDSCNAIGGLGILTNSFNSNYASFFCRLDPWEERHTPELHLKGISKKLQRDLAQIPEAVAFPFAPPTISGFGAAGGFNILLQDRSGTLSVAQLGDYTRQYLEAARKRPELANLFTSFDPNVPQIGVELDREKARKLGVRVDDVFSTLQAILGGAYVNDFNRFGRLYRVYVQAESEFRQKASDIGSFYVRSRSTNEMIPLSTLLTITPVSGTEITNRFNLFRSVELSGVPAAGYSSGQALAALEEVAGEVLPSEMGYAYTNMSYQEKVAPSSTPTFIMAVVFVFLLLAAMYESWSLPFAVLLGTPGVVLGAMLGVWLRGLDNNVYVQIGLVTLIGLAAKNSILIVEFAKARFESSDEDAVTSATEAARLRLRPILMTAFAFIMGCVPLAIASGSGAASRQVMGTAVVAGMSVATFVGVLLTPAFFVLIARKGKKAEVTATAAATPAAAPAPAGGH; translated from the coding sequence ATGGGCCACTTTTTCATCCGGCGACCCATCGTCGCGATCGTCATCGCGATCCTGACCGTCCTCGTCGGGCTGAGCGCGCTGTCCGGACTGCCGATCGAGCAGTACCCGGCGCTGGCCCCGCCAAGCGTACGCGTCGAGACGACGTACCAGGGCGCATCGGCCGAGACCGTCGAGCAGTCGGTGGCCACACCGATCGAACAGCAGCTCAACGGCGTCGACAACATGATCTACATGAAGTCGCTCAACACGAGCGACGGCCGCATGCTGCTCGACGTGAGCTTCCAGGTCGGCATGAACCTGGATACCGCCAACGTGCTCACGCAGAACCGCGTGTCGCAGGCCACGTCGCGCCTGCCGCAGGAGGTCAACCAGCAGGGCGTCACGGTCAAGAAGCTCAATCCGAGCATCCTGCTGGTGCTTTCGCTGTACTCGCCGAAAGGCACGTTCGACTCGCTGTTCCTCAACAACTACGCGACGATCAACGTGCGCGACGCGATCCTGCGCGTGCCCGGCGTTGCGCAGGTCGACCTCTACGGCGGCGCCGAATACGGCATGCGCGTCTGGCTGCGGCCCGACAAGCTGGCCAAGCTCGGCCTGACGCCGTCGGACGTGATCGCGGCGATCAAGGAACAGAACATCCAGGCTCCTGCCGGCCAGATCGGTGCGGCACCGTCGCCGCCGGGCCAGGAATACACGTACACGGTGCGCGCACCCGGCAAGCTGTCGACGCCGCAAGAGTTCGAGAACATCCTGGTGCGCACCACCGACACCGGCGCGCAGGTCCGGATCAAGGATGTCGGACGCGTCGATCTCGGCGGCGAGAACTACAAGTCGTTCGCGCGGCTCGACGGAAAGCCGGCCGGCGTGCTCGCGGTCTACCTGCTGCCCGGCGCCAACCAGCTCCAGGCTGCCGAGGGCATCTACGCGCAGATCGAGGAGCTTTCGAAGAGCTTCCCGGAGGACGTCGCGTACAAGATCACGTACGACACGACGCCGGCCGTCGTCGCGTCGATCGAAGGAATTCTGCACACGCTGTTCGAAGCCGTCGTGCTCGTGATCCTCGTCGTTTTCATCTTCCTGCAGAGCTGGCGCGCCACGCTGATTCCGCTGCTGACCGTGCCCGTCTCGCTGGTCGGCACGTTCATCTTTTTTCCGATGCTCGGGTTTACCGTCAACACGCTGTCGATGTTCGGCCTCGTGCTCGCCATCGGCATCGTCGTCGACGACGCCATCGTCGTCGTCGAAGCGGTCATGCACCACATCGAGCACGGCATGTCGCCGAAGGATGCCACCGTCAAGGCGATGGACGAGGTATCGGGCGCCGTCATCGGCATCGCGCTGGTGCTCGCGGCTGTCTTCGTGCCGGTGGCTTTTGTCGGCGGCCTGACCGGGCGCCTCTACCGGCAGTTCGCGCTGACGATCGCGATCTCGGTTCTGCTGTCGGCGTTCAGCGCATTGTCGCTGGCGCCGGCGCTGTGCTCGATGCTGCTGAAGCCGGCTGCGCCCGGCGGCAGCGGCGGCCTGCTCGGCCGCTTCTTCGGCGGCTTCAACCGCGGATTCGACCGCACGACGAAGAGCTACGTCTCGATGGCCAGCATCTTCACGCGGCGCGCGGTCCTCGCACTGGTTGCGATTGCGGCCGTTGCGGTCGGCTCGGGGATGCTCGGCAAGTCGCTTCCCGCCGGCTTCGTGCCCGACGAAGACCAGGGCATTTTCCTGATCAACGTGCAGCTGCCGAATGCGTCTTCGCTCGAGCGCACCGACAAGGTCGTCTCGCAGATCGAAACGATCCTTGCGGGCACCGAAGGGATCGACAGCTGCAACGCAATCGGCGGACTCGGCATCCTGACCAATTCGTTCAACTCGAACTACGCGAGCTTCTTCTGCCGCCTCGATCCGTGGGAAGAGAGGCATACGCCCGAGCTTCACCTGAAGGGCATCTCGAAGAAGCTCCAGCGTGACCTCGCGCAGATCCCGGAGGCGGTCGCGTTTCCGTTCGCGCCGCCGACCATCTCCGGCTTCGGTGCGGCCGGCGGCTTCAACATCCTGCTGCAGGATCGCAGCGGCACGCTGTCGGTCGCCCAGCTCGGCGACTACACGCGCCAGTACCTCGAAGCCGCGCGCAAGCGGCCCGAGCTCGCCAACCTGTTCACGTCGTTCGATCCGAACGTGCCGCAGATCGGCGTCGAGCTCGACCGCGAGAAAGCCCGCAAGCTCGGCGTGCGCGTCGACGACGTGTTCTCGACGCTGCAGGCGATTCTCGGCGGCGCCTACGTCAACGACTTCAACCGCTTCGGCCGTCTCTACCGCGTGTACGTTCAGGCCGAATCCGAGTTCCGCCAGAAAGCATCCGACATCGGTTCGTTCTACGTACGCAGCCGCTCGACCAACGAGATGATCCCGCTATCCACGCTGCTCACGATCACGCCGGTTTCGGGCACCGAGATCACCAACCGCTTCAACCTGTTCCGCTCGGTCGAGCTGAGCGGCGTTCCGGCCGCCGGCTACTCCTCCGGCCAGGCACTCGCCGCGCTCGAGGAAGTCGCCGGCGAGGTGCTCCCGTCCGAGATGGGCTACGCGTACACGAACATGTCGTACCAGGAGAAGGTCGCGCCGTCGTCGACGCCGACGTTCATCATGGCCGTCGTCTTCGTGTTCCTGCTCCTGGCGGCGATGTACGAGAGCTGGTCGCTGCCGTTCGCGGTGCTGCTCGGCACGCCGGGCGTCGTGCTCGGCGCCATGCTCGGCGTGTGGCTGCGCGGCCTCGACAATAACGTCTACGTGCAGATCGGCCTCGTCACGCTGATCGGACTGGCCGCGAAGAACTCGATCCTCATTGTGGAGTTCGCCAAGGCCCGCTTCGAGAGCTCGGACGAGGACGCCGTGACTTCCGCCACCGAGGCCGCGCGGCTGCGACTACGGCCCATCCTGATGACCGCGTTCGCGTTCATCATGGGCTGCGTGCCGCTCGCGATCGCGAGCGGATCGGGAGCGGCATCCCGGCAGGTCATGGGAACTGCCGTCGTGGCCGGCATGTCGGTCGCAACCTTCGTCGGCGTGCTGCTGACGCCCGCGTTCTTCGTGCTCATTGCGCGCAAGGGGAAAAAGGCCGAGGTCACTGCAACCGCCGCTGCGACGCCGGCCGCGGCGCCGGCGCCGGCGGGAGGTCATTGA